A single region of the Sander vitreus isolate 19-12246 unplaced genomic scaffold, sanVit1 ctg670_0, whole genome shotgun sequence genome encodes:
- the LOC144514713 gene encoding LOW QUALITY PROTEIN: CUB and zona pellucida-like domain-containing protein 1 (The sequence of the model RefSeq protein was modified relative to this genomic sequence to represent the inferred CDS: inserted 2 bases in 1 codon) — translation PLSLQEDEENLIFKNEITTVDSTEYLITRKHQLEVQFYCQYPKRGNVTLGFTAHRRNITVWEKGFGTFTYQFEFYPNAQFQTHIDPNDYPLEYDIGRRIYMQIEATTTINDTELFVESCSAAPYDNPNYWPTYPIIDNGCNVDPTVEIHSPAHQRQFQFSMEAFKFIGLHDQVYISCSVLICESGSPGTRCSQGCLNSTSXPVTNITARRREAATQTVRHFISQGPLRLRRAAESSGSPVINLNLNLVFIAGCLLAAVGMISAVVIYKAKISRVKYQPLPAFES, via the exons CCTTTATCTCTGCAGGAAGATGAGGAAAACCTGATCTTCAAGAATGAAATCACCACGGTTGACAGCACAGAGTACCTGATCACCAGGAAGCACCAGCTGGAGGTGCAGTTCTACTGCCAGTACCCCAAACGTGGGAACGTGACGCTGGGCTTCACGGCGCACAGGAGGAACATCACAGTGTGGGAGAAAGGCTTTGGCACGTTCACCTACCAGTTTGAGTTCTATCCCAACGCCCAATTCCAAACCCACATCGATCCAAATGATTACCCTCTGGAGTACGACATAGGGAGGCGGATTTACATGCAGATAGAggccaccaccaccatcaatgaCACCGAGCTGTTTGTGGAGTCCTGCAGTGCGGCACCATATGACAACCCAAACTACTGGCCAACCTACCCCATCATTGACAACGG GTGTAATGTGGACCCAACTGTTGAAATCCATTCCCCTGCCCACCAGAGACAATTCCAGTTCAGCATGGAGGCCTTCAAGTTCATCGGCTTGCACGACCAG GTGTACATCAGCTGTTCAGTGCTGATATGTGAGTCAGGGAGCCCCGGCACCAGGTGCTCACAGGGATGCCTCAACTCCACATC GCCGGTCACCAACATCACCGCCCGAAGGAGAGAGGCTGCCACTCAGACTGTGAGGCACTTTATTTCCCAGGGTCCTCTGCGCTTAAGGAGAGCCGCCGAAAGCTCCGGAAGCCCAG TGATCAACCTGAATCTGAACCTGGTTTTCATCGCTGGATGTCTCCTTGCAGCCGTTGGCATGATCAGTGCAGTGGTCATCTACAAAGCCAAAATATCAAGGGTCAAATACCAACCTTTGCCCGCATTTGAAAGTTAA